The Culicoidibacter larvae DNA segment CAATCGGTGTATCAACAACAACTTGCCCCTCATTTACCGAATCAACAGTAGCAGTTGAATCAGCGCTATTTTGTTCTGGTGTAACTGCAGTTACATCCTCATTTCCATTCATAGGATTTTTTGTTCCCATACTATACCCTCTTTTCAACTTAGATATCTCTATTATGTCATAATTTGCCAACAATGTGAATGAAATATTTTGATTATTCACAAAATCCACATAATGAAGAAAAAGGAGTCGTTCTTGTTAACGACTCCTTTTCCTGTTTTATAAAACCAACTCGTAAGTATAATAATTTCCCAGTTCCTTTTTATGGCCTAAAATTATTGGCGCTCCTTGTACATAACCGCACTTCTTAAACACACCTGCCATTGAAGCATTACCATGATGCGTATCAGTATGAATTGCAGTTGCCCCTTGAGCAATCGCATAGTCCTTAACCGCACCAAGTAAACGTTGAGCGAGTCCCATGCCATGCATATTAGGATCAACAACAATACGATGAACAATTAAAATCGGATCTGTTTCACATTGCCAGTTCACCGTATAATATTCCTTATGCGGTGTGTAATCAACGGCTGCAAATCCAGCCAAAACACCATCGCAATAAACACCTAGTAACTGTTGCTTGGCAATATCATTACTCATAACCTCAACATTAGGATAGGTCTCATCCCACTGCTTGCTGCCACCAGCTTGCATCCAGGCAACTGCTGACTTAACCATCTCCATGACTGCCGCCAGTTCATCTTCTTGTACCCAATCAATTTTCACTTCTGCCATATACTACACCTCGTTTTTTTCATTATAGGCAATTTTTTCTTAAGCGTCAACATGAAAACCCGCACCCGGAATCGGGTGCGGGTTTTGCTATTTCATCAGCTTTCTGCCAACAAACCAAGAACAGCTGCCGACAGTCAACAG contains these protein-coding regions:
- a CDS encoding GNAT family N-acetyltransferase → MAEVKIDWVQEDELAAVMEMVKSAVAWMQAGGSKQWDETYPNVEVMSNDIAKQQLLGVYCDGVLAGFAAVDYTPHKEYYTVNWQCETDPILIVHRIVVDPNMHGMGLAQRLLGAVKDYAIAQGATAIHTDTHHGNASMAGVFKKCGYVQGAPIILGHKKELGNYYTYELVL